The proteins below come from a single Mucilaginibacter mali genomic window:
- a CDS encoding transketolase: MNNNYQKHQLEAIALNVREHIIRMSTDGGCFIGASLSAVDLIVYLYTEFLNINADNLESPDRDYLFLSKGHDVPALYGTLAELGLLEKKRLQNHLSIHDHIYWHPNTKIPGIEFHSGSLGHLPSVAIGVAMDIKMRGGENKVVCILGDGELNEGTCWEAMLVANAYQLDNLIFVVDRNQFQANIRTEELIPLEPLTDKFEAFGAAVKRINGHSFDALHEAFGAYPFHPGKFNVVIADTMRGKGLPSIQERADRWFCNFSANEIDQLLLELHGNHTTQLTSETLIVR; the protein is encoded by the coding sequence TTGAATAATAACTATCAAAAACACCAGTTGGAAGCCATTGCCCTAAATGTAAGGGAGCATATCATCCGTATGTCTACCGATGGCGGCTGCTTCATTGGTGCGTCCTTGTCGGCGGTCGATCTGATCGTTTATCTGTATACTGAATTTTTAAATATCAATGCGGATAATTTAGAAAGTCCCGATCGCGATTACCTCTTTCTTTCCAAAGGGCATGATGTGCCCGCGCTTTATGGCACACTGGCCGAGCTGGGCCTGCTGGAAAAAAAGCGCCTGCAAAACCACTTGTCCATTCACGATCATATTTACTGGCACCCTAATACCAAAATTCCGGGTATCGAGTTTCACTCGGGTTCCTTAGGTCACCTGCCATCGGTAGCTATTGGCGTGGCGATGGATATAAAAATGCGCGGTGGCGAAAACAAGGTTGTTTGCATTTTGGGCGATGGCGAATTAAACGAAGGCACCTGCTGGGAAGCCATGCTGGTAGCCAATGCTTATCAGTTAGATAACCTGATCTTTGTGGTAGACCGCAACCAGTTCCAGGCTAACATCCGCACCGAGGAATTGATACCATTAGAGCCGCTTACTGATAAATTTGAGGCTTTTGGCGCCGCCGTAAAGCGGATAAACGGCCATAGCTTTGATGCCTTGCACGAAGCTTTCGGCGCCTATCCCTTCCATCCCGGCAAATTTAACGTGGTGATTGCCGATACCATGCGCGGCAAAGGCCTGCCCAGCATACAGGAACGTGCCGACCGATGGTTCTGTAATTTCTCGGCCAACGAGATAGACCAGCTACTGCTTGAACTGCACGGCAACCACACTACCCAACTAACTTCTGAAACTTTAATAGTAAGATAA
- a CDS encoding transketolase family protein encodes MTYEELLTQTALADDNLVVMTAENRALVRNLPGILGKRFIDTGITEQTMIGAAAGLALRGRVPVVHALAAFLTMRAFEFVRTDVGIANLPVKLSGFIPGFLSDANGPTHQAIEDISIMRGIPNLTVFAPADEDDLLKMLPAIWDAPQPAYTRINTRKTTHEHAPFEWGKAEVISIGSDVTILTYGLMFEQALVTVEMLKNEGLSVGLINMRSLKPVDEQVILQAVALSNMVVTLEDHFVTGGLYTIVAEVLLKHRATANVLPVALEEKWFRPALLNEVLNYEGFTGKQIAEKILGYQTLGNQPEIKINEFAE; translated from the coding sequence ATGACTTACGAAGAACTACTAACCCAAACCGCGCTGGCCGATGATAACCTGGTGGTAATGACGGCAGAGAACCGCGCACTGGTGCGCAACCTGCCCGGTATTTTGGGAAAACGTTTTATTGATACCGGTATTACCGAACAAACCATGATAGGCGCTGCAGCCGGTTTAGCATTGCGCGGACGGGTACCGGTGGTACATGCACTTGCCGCGTTTTTAACCATGCGCGCCTTCGAGTTTGTGCGTACCGATGTAGGTATCGCCAATCTGCCGGTAAAACTGAGTGGTTTTATCCCCGGCTTCCTGTCGGATGCTAACGGGCCTACGCACCAGGCTATCGAGGATATATCGATTATGCGTGGTATTCCCAACCTTACCGTATTTGCTCCAGCTGATGAAGACGACCTGCTGAAAATGCTGCCTGCGATCTGGGATGCTCCGCAACCGGCGTACACCCGCATTAACACCCGTAAAACCACGCATGAGCATGCACCATTTGAATGGGGCAAAGCCGAGGTGATCAGCATAGGTAGCGATGTAACCATACTGACCTATGGCCTGATGTTCGAACAGGCTTTGGTTACTGTAGAAATGCTGAAAAACGAGGGCCTTTCGGTTGGCTTGATCAATATGCGCAGCCTGAAACCGGTTGATGAGCAAGTCATCCTGCAAGCTGTCGCGTTAAGCAATATGGTAGTTACGCTGGAAGATCATTTCGTTACCGGCGGCCTTTATACTATCGTGGCCGAGGTGCTACTGAAGCACCGCGCCACGGCCAATGTATTGCCTGTTGCCCTTGAAGAAAAATGGTTCCGCCCGGCTTTGCTGAACGAAGTACTGAACTACGAAGGTTTTACCGGCAAGCAAATAGCCGAAAAGATATTAGGCTACCAAACCCTTGGCAATCAGCCCGAAATAAAGATCAATGAATTTGCTGAATAA
- a CDS encoding aminotransferase class III-fold pyridoxal phosphate-dependent enzyme has translation MANQIKLDNDFPVITESDKLYERALKVQHPITQTLAKGPGQFTKGVAPKYIVKGAGSHVWDVDGNEYIDFNSAIGPISLGYAYPVVDDAIRQQLNDGITFSLMHPLEVELSELITQVIPNAETVKISKTGADVCSAAIRVARAFTGRDKVFCCGYHGWHDWYIGITSRNAGIPEATQELTYTFQYNDIESIKAALDETVAALILEPFIFEAPAPGFLQELAQACKDNGTLLIFDEMWTGFRIALGGAQEYFNVKADLAVFSKACANGMPIALLTGRDDVMSLFDSEVFSYTTFGGEALSLAACVATINELRDRNVPAYLDEKGALLKDGYNALAIELGMDQYTRCIGFNCRSMVTFTPAAGNGLELKTLMQQEMIKRGILWAGFHNMCYSHTDQDIEYTLSAYRDVLPLIKEAIESGDIKSYLKGEVLEAVFRKVDNYNIKPKPAAL, from the coding sequence ATGGCTAATCAAATAAAATTAGATAACGATTTCCCGGTAATTACCGAATCGGACAAATTATATGAGCGCGCGCTGAAAGTGCAGCACCCCATTACCCAAACCCTGGCCAAAGGCCCGGGGCAGTTTACCAAAGGCGTAGCACCAAAATACATCGTTAAAGGTGCCGGTTCGCACGTTTGGGATGTGGATGGCAACGAATACATCGACTTTAACTCGGCCATTGGCCCAATTTCTTTAGGCTACGCCTACCCGGTTGTTGATGATGCCATCAGGCAGCAACTGAATGATGGTATCACCTTCTCGCTGATGCACCCGCTGGAGGTGGAATTGTCGGAATTGATCACACAAGTGATCCCCAATGCCGAAACCGTAAAGATCTCAAAAACCGGCGCCGATGTTTGTTCGGCAGCCATCCGTGTGGCCCGCGCCTTTACCGGTCGCGATAAGGTGTTCTGCTGCGGCTACCACGGCTGGCACGATTGGTATATCGGCATAACCAGTCGCAATGCAGGTATCCCCGAAGCTACGCAGGAACTGACCTATACTTTCCAGTACAACGATATCGAATCGATTAAAGCGGCTTTAGATGAAACCGTAGCGGCTTTAATCTTAGAGCCATTCATTTTTGAAGCACCGGCCCCTGGCTTTTTGCAGGAATTGGCACAGGCTTGTAAGGATAACGGTACCCTGCTCATTTTTGATGAGATGTGGACCGGCTTCCGCATCGCTTTAGGTGGCGCGCAGGAATACTTTAATGTAAAAGCCGATCTGGCCGTATTCTCTAAAGCATGTGCCAACGGTATGCCGATAGCATTGCTTACCGGCAGGGACGATGTAATGTCGCTGTTTGACAGCGAAGTTTTTAGCTATACCACTTTCGGTGGCGAGGCGCTTTCGCTGGCGGCTTGTGTAGCTACCATCAACGAATTAAGAGATAGAAATGTTCCCGCCTATCTTGATGAAAAAGGCGCGCTGCTGAAAGATGGTTATAACGCCCTGGCTATTGAATTGGGCATGGATCAATACACCCGCTGCATTGGCTTTAACTGCCGCAGCATGGTTACGTTTACCCCGGCTGCCGGTAACGGTTTGGAACTGAAAACCCTGATGCAGCAGGAAATGATTAAACGCGGCATCCTGTGGGCAGGTTTCCATAACATGTGCTATAGCCATACCGACCAGGATATTGAATATACCTTATCGGCTTACCGCGATGTGCTGCCACTAATAAAAGAAGCTATTGAAAGTGGCGATATTAAAAGCTACCTGAAAGGCGAAGTGCTGGAGGCTGTTTTCCGCAAAGTGGATAATTATAATATTAAACCAAAACCGGCCGCGCTTTAA